From Spea bombifrons isolate aSpeBom1 chromosome 6, aSpeBom1.2.pri, whole genome shotgun sequence, a single genomic window includes:
- the PSMA4 gene encoding proteasome subunit alpha type-4, producing the protein MSRRYDSRTTIFSPEGRLYQVEYAMEAIGHAGTCLGILANDGVLLAAERRNIHKLLDEVFFSEKIYKLNDDMACSVAGITSDANVLTNELRLIAQRYLLQYQEPIPCEQLVTALCDIKQAYTQFGGKRPFGVSLLYIGWDKHYGFQLYQSDPSGNYGGWKATCIGNNSAAAVSMLKQDYKEGEMTLKSALALAVKVLNKTMDVSKLSAEKVEIATLTRENGKTKIRVLRQKEVEELIKRHEEEEAKIEREKKEKEQKEKDK; encoded by the exons ATG TCTCGAAGGTATGACTCCAGAACGACCATATTCTCCCCGGAAG GGCGCCTGTACCAGGTGGAATATGCCATGGAAGCCATCGGTCACGCCGGTACCTGCCTGGGAATTTTGGCAAACGACGGCGTTCTGCTGGCCGCCGAGAGACGCAACATCCACAAGCTCCTCGACGAGGTCTTTTTTTCAGAGAAGATATACAAGTTGAATGA CGATATGGCTTGCAGTGTTGCTGGAATCACGTCAGATGCCAACGTTTTGACAAATGAACTCCGATTAATCGCTCAAAG GTACCTGCTGCAGTACCAGGAGCCGATCCCCTGTGAGCAGCTGGTGACCGCTCTCTGTGACATCAAACAGGCTTACACGCAGTTTGGAG ggaaGCGCCCGTTCGGCGTCTCTCTTCTTTACATCGGTTGGGACAAACACTATGGCTTTCAGCTGTACCAGAGCGACCCCAGCGGCAATTACGGAGGATGGAAAGCCACGTGCATCGGAAATAACAGCGCG gcaGCCGTGTCGATGCTGAAACAGGATTACAAGGAAGGCGAGATGACTCTGAAGTCAGCGCTTGCCTTAGCAGTTAAAGTCCTCAACAAGACCATGGATGTTAGCAAATTGTCTGCTGAAAAAG TGGAAATCGCCACATTGACAAGAGAGAACGGAAAAACAAAGATCAGGGTTTTGAGGCAGAAAGAAGTAGAAGAACTAATAAAACGacacgaagaagaagaagcgaAAATCGAACGcgagaagaaggaaaaagaacagaaagaaaaagacaaatga
- the C6H1orf87 gene encoding uncharacterized protein C1orf87 homolog has product MPIARMKKVRTEKDPIPDVVVKIVGSKYVRYIADKSTCSLDENEADVDIIAQTSKEFSGLHGVESLTKSLVQKDQSGCGLLPSEKFQAVCGSYGVAISAALLKAILNDKNYSERGKIRWKAFIDLLKKVKNEDHVPGRRDSTDGGSETSEGPQIIQHDNLDEQPEERSFLTSRCLNPNVRPFSQPALHLGEDRNSDDREPWIDRFKKLENALQLCEIQNSGLVELERAKRLIHNYNLIYRLSLSAEKIEEALQKCHSGQGVLLEPALLYLKEL; this is encoded by the exons ATGCCCATCGCTCGCATGAAGAAAGTTCGTACAGAAAAGGACCCAATTCCAGACGTAGTTGTAAAAATCGTGGGGAGCAAATATGTGAGATACATAGCGGACAAATCAACCTG CTCTCtggatgaaaatgaagcagacGTAGATATCATTGCCCAAACATCAAAGGAATTCAGTGGATTGCATGGCGTTGAGTCCTTAACAAAAAGCTTAGTGCAGAAGGATCAGTCCGGATGTGGTTTGCTGCCATCTGAAAAG TTTCAAGCTGTTTGTGGATCTTACGGAGTCGCAATTTCCGCCGCCCTCCTGAAAGCCATTCTTAATGACAAAAATTACAGTGAAAGAGGAAAAATTCG GTGGAAAGCGTTCATTGACTTGCTGAAGAAGGTTAAGAATGAAGACCATGTTCCAGGCAGAC gggatTCAACAGATGGCGGTTCAGAGACAAGCGAGGGGCCGCAAATTATTCAACATGATAACCTG GATGAACAGCCCGAGGAACGTTCTTTCTTGACGAGCAGATGTCTAAATCCAAACGTCAGACCGTTTTCCCAGCCTGCTTTACATCTCGGCGAAGATCGGAATTCCGATGACCGGGAGCCCTGGATAGATCGCTTCAAGAAACTAGAAAATGCTCTTCAGCTCTGTGAAATCCAAAACAGcg GACTGGTGGAACTGGAGAGAGCAAAGAGACTTATTCACAACTACAACCTCATCTACCGCTTAAGTCTGAGCGCCGAGAAAATTGAGGAAGCTCTTCAGAAGTGTCACTCGGGACAGGGAGTTCTCCTGGAGCCTGCGCTACTGTATCTGAAGGAGCTATAA